The Metabacillus schmidteae genome has a segment encoding these proteins:
- a CDS encoding YfmQ family protein → MISAFIVSFLLAAIKIVLTCMPSDVVDWILRKFALHPTLNSKDVKVTYNGKHLKSEEKMKFTDYFNEAIFLKKYFVFQGNEQLFLHPETNVSPIVVDMKKGKKAITLFVFCYTDHVDVVKQFKNRVVAYQVRSDQLQTLSPGIGLLNKAVF, encoded by the coding sequence ATGATATCCGCTTTTATCGTTTCATTTTTACTAGCAGCAATTAAAATTGTATTAACTTGTATGCCATCTGATGTTGTAGATTGGATCTTAAGAAAATTTGCACTGCATCCAACTCTAAATTCAAAAGATGTCAAAGTAACATATAACGGTAAACATCTAAAGTCTGAAGAGAAAATGAAATTTACCGATTATTTTAATGAAGCAATATTTTTGAAAAAATATTTTGTATTTCAAGGAAATGAACAGTTATTCTTACATCCAGAGACAAATGTATCCCCAATTGTTGTCGACATGAAAAAAGGGAAAAAGGCAATTACATTATTTGTTTTCTGTTATACAGACCATGTAGATGTAGTTAAACAATTTAAAAATAGAGTGGTTGCTTATCAAGTAAGATCAGATCAACTACAAACTTTATCGCCTGGGATCGGTCTCTTGAATAAGGCGGTATTTTAA
- a CDS encoding AraC family transcriptional regulator, which yields MKYKVETLPNYRVAYIRRVGPYGNGNSEVWEKLKIWAGEKNLLNSSTILLAVQQDNPETTLPENCRFDACIVISEEDQIDDSISKSELSGGQHMVFQVKHTKEDIQQAYAAIFPFLQNNGYQIENKPIFERYIGDMNNNHYCEICVPVKL from the coding sequence ATGAAATATAAGGTTGAAACACTTCCAAACTATCGTGTGGCTTACATCCGACGAGTCGGACCTTATGGGAATGGAAATAGTGAAGTGTGGGAGAAGTTAAAAATATGGGCTGGAGAAAAGAACCTTCTTAACTCATCTACTATACTACTCGCAGTGCAGCAAGATAACCCCGAAACAACACTGCCGGAAAATTGTAGATTTGACGCCTGTATTGTGATTTCAGAGGAAGATCAAATAGATGATTCAATCAGCAAAAGTGAACTTTCGGGCGGACAACACATGGTCTTTCAAGTAAAACATACAAAAGAAGATATTCAACAAGCTTATGCTGCTATTTTTCCGTTTTTACAAAACAATGGATATCAAATAGAAAACAAACCAATTTTTGAAAGATACATTGGTGATATGAATAATAACCATTATTGCGAAATATGTGTCCCTGTAAAACTATAA
- a CDS encoding putative quinol monooxygenase → MIIIHAKMSVKPEKKEEFLHEIEAVMAGSRAEAGNNSYDLFQDPKDTNSFIMVESWKDMEAVQAHNASSHFQKFSAAAKEMVGAPLKADVFQAEKLN, encoded by the coding sequence ATGATTATCATCCACGCTAAAATGTCAGTTAAACCAGAGAAAAAAGAAGAATTCCTTCACGAAATTGAAGCAGTTATGGCGGGGAGCCGTGCAGAAGCTGGTAATAACAGCTACGACTTATTCCAGGATCCAAAAGATACTAACAGCTTTATTATGGTAGAAAGTTGGAAGGACATGGAGGCTGTCCAGGCCCATAATGCAAGTAGTCACTTCCAAAAATTCAGCGCAGCTGCTAAGGAGATGGTAGGTGCTCCATTGAAAGCAGATGTTTTTCAAGCCGAGAAATTAAATTAA
- a CDS encoding flavin-dependent oxidoreductase, producing MSSINSAIIIGGGIGGLVSALKLHRVGVSVRVFESVETIKALGVGINLLPHAVRVLTELGLAEELKKTGIPTAELMYVNKFGQEIWQEDRGINAGYRWPQYSIHRGKLQMLLLQAVKDTLGEDAVFTGHHLSSFEQTNDKVTAFFENKKTGERIGSYEADIMISADGIHSTVRKFYYPNEGLPKYSGRILWRGMTESTSFLTGKSMIMAGYQDKKFVAYPVCPETAAKGRSLVNWIAELAVEEMPSITDWNKKIDKEKFAPEFAKWDFGWLNVPELIEKTDAVYEFPMADRDPLPQWTFGRVTLLGDAAHPMYPIGSNGASQAILDADALGQTIMEQPHAEQALKEYEQVRLEPTSNIVYTNRKNGPEIVMQIVEDRAPNGFDYLHDVITRQELEDIANMYKKVAGFDRETLNSK from the coding sequence TTGTCTAGCATCAATTCGGCAATAATTATTGGCGGTGGTATTGGAGGGCTTGTGTCTGCACTTAAACTTCACCGCGTTGGCGTATCAGTGCGTGTCTTTGAAAGTGTGGAAACAATTAAAGCGCTTGGGGTTGGAATTAATCTTCTGCCTCATGCTGTAAGAGTACTTACGGAACTTGGTTTAGCAGAGGAACTTAAAAAGACAGGAATTCCTACGGCGGAACTCATGTATGTTAATAAATTTGGTCAAGAGATTTGGCAAGAGGATAGAGGAATAAATGCAGGTTATCGTTGGCCTCAATATTCAATCCATCGTGGAAAATTGCAAATGCTATTGCTCCAAGCGGTGAAGGATACATTAGGTGAGGATGCAGTGTTCACAGGACACCATTTATCATCATTTGAACAAACAAACGACAAGGTGACAGCCTTTTTTGAAAACAAAAAGACCGGTGAACGTATTGGTTCTTATGAGGCGGATATTATGATTTCCGCAGATGGTATTCATTCAACTGTCCGGAAATTCTACTATCCGAATGAAGGTCTACCAAAGTATAGCGGTCGGATTTTATGGCGTGGAATGACAGAATCAACTTCTTTCTTAACGGGAAAATCAATGATTATGGCCGGGTATCAGGATAAAAAATTTGTGGCGTACCCTGTATGTCCCGAAACAGCAGCAAAAGGACGTTCTCTTGTGAATTGGATTGCGGAACTTGCAGTAGAGGAAATGCCATCTATAACCGATTGGAACAAAAAAATAGATAAAGAAAAATTTGCACCAGAATTTGCTAAATGGGATTTTGGCTGGCTGAATGTACCGGAGTTAATCGAAAAAACAGATGCTGTTTATGAATTTCCGATGGCAGACCGCGACCCTCTTCCACAATGGACGTTTGGAAGAGTCACTTTACTCGGAGATGCGGCACACCCAATGTATCCGATTGGATCAAACGGTGCATCACAAGCAATTCTTGATGCAGATGCATTAGGGCAGACAATTATGGAACAACCACATGCAGAACAAGCGTTGAAAGAGTATGAACAAGTAAGATTAGAGCCAACGTCCAATATTGTTTATACAAATCGGAAGAATGGTCCGGAAATTGTTATGCAGATTGTAGAAGATCGAGCACCTAATGGCTTTGATTATTTACATGATGTTATTACTAGACAAGAACTTGAGGATATCGCAAATATGTACAAGAAGGTCGCTGGTTTTGACCGGGAGACGTTAAATAGTAAATAG
- the pdxR gene encoding MocR-like pyridoxine biosynthesis transcription factor PdxR — protein sequence MEWKPDRTDKMPIYKQIANYIEQGISSGIFPPDSLLPSERTLAKELQVNRSTVVAAYEELQSLGIVSRRKGSGTRVSTDIWGVSHKRIPNWGRYVEDGSFLPNLPVVQRIRMETEKKDLINLASGELTAQLFPAEQFQKILSDRPFTGHLGYDHPQGNATLRETIATHVKEYKNIDATSSSILITSGAQQALHLIVQCLLKPGDAVAIEDPSYCFSLPIFQSAGLRTFLLPIDKNGINPDDLVSLHKKHRIRMVFLNPDHHNPTGTVLSLERRKRVLEMSAEYGIPIIEDDPYSLTTFDGYVNPTLKSMDFNGNVLYISSLSKIVASGLRIGWIIGPSNVIARLADAKQQVDFGHSIFPQWVANEFIGSTEFASHITMLRRELRRQRDELTDSLTTLLGNKTEFLVPKGGIHMWCKLKDSISEYQLLEESVKRGVAFIPGSIFGTEKGYVRFTFGRENQHSIREGISRFAEAFKSIR from the coding sequence ATGGAATGGAAACCGGATCGAACAGATAAAATGCCTATTTATAAGCAGATTGCCAACTATATTGAACAGGGAATTTCATCAGGGATTTTTCCGCCTGACAGTTTGTTACCTTCTGAACGAACTCTTGCGAAGGAATTACAGGTGAACCGCAGCACAGTAGTGGCTGCTTATGAAGAGTTACAGTCACTTGGAATAGTGAGTAGAAGAAAAGGTAGCGGAACACGTGTTAGTACAGATATTTGGGGAGTATCACACAAGCGTATTCCGAATTGGGGCAGGTATGTAGAGGATGGTTCCTTTTTGCCTAACCTTCCTGTAGTCCAACGAATCCGGATGGAAACAGAAAAAAAAGATTTGATTAATTTGGCCAGTGGTGAGCTGACAGCACAGTTATTTCCTGCGGAACAATTTCAAAAGATTTTGTCTGACCGGCCTTTTACAGGCCATCTTGGTTACGATCATCCCCAAGGAAATGCTACATTGAGGGAGACGATTGCCACACATGTAAAAGAGTATAAAAACATTGATGCTACTTCTTCTTCTATCCTCATTACATCCGGTGCCCAGCAGGCCCTTCACCTTATTGTTCAATGTCTTCTAAAGCCGGGAGATGCTGTTGCCATTGAGGATCCGTCCTATTGCTTTTCCCTCCCGATCTTTCAATCTGCCGGACTGAGGACCTTTCTCTTACCGATTGATAAGAATGGGATAAATCCTGATGATCTTGTATCTTTACATAAAAAGCATCGAATTCGAATGGTCTTTTTAAATCCTGACCATCATAATCCAACAGGAACAGTTCTTTCTCTAGAGCGTCGTAAGCGTGTGTTAGAAATGTCAGCCGAATACGGTATTCCTATCATTGAGGATGATCCGTACAGTTTAACGACTTTTGACGGTTATGTTAATCCAACGTTGAAATCAATGGATTTTAACGGAAATGTTTTGTATATTAGCTCATTATCTAAAATTGTTGCCTCAGGTTTACGAATTGGCTGGATCATTGGTCCATCAAACGTTATTGCACGTCTAGCTGACGCGAAACAACAAGTTGACTTTGGTCATAGTATTTTTCCACAATGGGTTGCCAACGAGTTTATAGGTTCAACCGAATTCGCTTCCCATATTACGATGCTCCGAAGAGAGTTAAGACGTCAAAGAGATGAGCTAACGGATAGTTTAACTACATTATTAGGTAACAAAACAGAGTTTCTAGTCCCAAAGGGAGGAATTCATATGTGGTGTAAACTAAAAGATTCAATTAGTGAATATCAACTACTCGAGGAATCGGTGAAAAGAGGCGTAGCGTTTATTCCGGGAAGTATTTTTGGAACGGAAAAAGGCTATGTTCGCTTTACGTTTGGCCGGGAGAATCAACACTCAATTCGAGAAGGAATTTCGCGGTTTGCTGAGGCGTTTAAGAGCATCCGCTAA
- a CDS encoding GrpB family protein, with amino-acid sequence MRKVEVCSYNEKWAQLFSEESEKLKHIFGNEVVDIHHIGSTSVPGLKAKPIIDIMPVVKDINNVDKYTIEMQEIGYDPKGENGIPGRRYFQKGGDNRSHHVHIYQAGSYEIKRHLAFRDYLKSHLYEVENYGELKERLAQQFPYDIESYINGKDEFVKEIERKALEWTE; translated from the coding sequence TTGCGAAAGGTGGAAGTGTGTTCATACAATGAAAAATGGGCTCAACTGTTTAGCGAAGAATCTGAAAAACTAAAGCATATTTTCGGGAATGAAGTTGTAGATATTCATCATATTGGTAGTACGTCTGTTCCAGGGTTAAAAGCAAAACCAATAATAGATATAATGCCTGTTGTGAAAGATATAAACAATGTTGATAAATATACTATCGAGATGCAGGAAATCGGCTATGATCCTAAAGGTGAAAACGGAATTCCTGGACGGAGATATTTCCAAAAAGGCGGAGACAATCGTTCACATCACGTTCATATCTATCAGGCTGGAAGCTATGAAATAAAACGACACCTAGCTTTTCGCGATTATTTAAAGTCACATCTTTATGAAGTGGAGAATTACGGTGAATTAAAAGAGAGACTAGCTCAGCAATTTCCTTATGATATTGAATCGTATATAAATGGTAAGGATGAGTTTGTTAAAGAGATAGAACGAAAAGCACTGGAATGGACGGAATGA
- a CDS encoding nitroreductase family protein, producing MNQTPIYNKEAFLQIVEDRRAIRTYDENVKISQEEMSEILSAATKAPSSVNLQPWRFVVIKSPEAKAKLAPLAKFNQQQVKTSSAVIAVFADMNNLDYLEEIYGKAVEHGLMPQEVKDQQVPSIRNLLSSITEQANRETILIDSGLVSMQLMLTAKAYGYDTCPIGGYEKDQIAEAFDLDKDRYVPVMLLSIGKAVDTGYKSYRMPVEQITEWK from the coding sequence ATGAACCAAACACCTATATATAATAAAGAAGCTTTTCTACAAATCGTAGAGGATCGTCGTGCCATCCGTACGTATGATGAAAACGTGAAAATTAGCCAGGAAGAAATGTCTGAAATACTCTCAGCAGCAACTAAGGCACCATCATCAGTCAATTTACAGCCTTGGCGTTTTGTTGTGATTAAAAGCCCTGAAGCAAAAGCAAAGCTTGCACCGCTTGCCAAATTCAATCAGCAGCAAGTGAAAACCTCTTCTGCAGTAATAGCTGTTTTTGCTGATATGAATAACCTCGACTATTTGGAAGAAATCTATGGAAAAGCGGTAGAGCATGGTCTAATGCCCCAAGAAGTAAAAGATCAGCAAGTACCCTCTATCCGTAACCTGCTTTCATCTATTACGGAACAGGCAAATAGGGAAACAATTTTAATTGATAGTGGTTTAGTATCGATGCAGCTAATGCTGACTGCAAAGGCATATGGCTACGATACATGTCCGATTGGCGGATATGAGAAAGATCAAATCGCAGAAGCATTTGATTTGGATAAGGACCGTTATGTTCCAGTCATGCTGCTTTCTATCGGTAAAGCAGTAGATACAGGCTACAAGTCCTATCGTATGCCGGTAGAACAAATTACAGAATGGAAATAA
- a CDS encoding ATP-binding cassette domain-containing protein produces MSFKVYPGEIVGLAGLVGAGRTELVRAIFGASNLKSGEIYVDDKLVKINSPIDAISKGIAHVPESRKEQGLFLSMSVKENILMAELKKHSKSGVVRWKDVNATADRYIKELSIKIASPDQSVSNLSGGNQQKAVIAPQENKDIMKD; encoded by the coding sequence GTGTCATTTAAGGTTTACCCAGGTGAAATTGTCGGTCTTGCAGGACTTGTAGGTGCAGGAAGAACAGAATTAGTGAGGGCCATATTCGGTGCTTCCAATCTAAAAAGCGGAGAAATCTATGTAGATGACAAATTAGTGAAAATCAACTCACCAATTGATGCGATATCCAAAGGTATTGCACACGTACCAGAAAGTAGAAAAGAACAAGGACTATTTTTATCTATGTCTGTAAAAGAGAATATCTTAATGGCAGAACTTAAGAAACACTCAAAATCTGGAGTAGTTCGTTGGAAAGACGTTAATGCTACTGCAGATCGTTATATCAAGGAATTAAGTATTAAAATTGCTTCTCCTGATCAGTCTGTTTCCAATCTGAGTGGAGGAAATCAACAAAAAGCAGTAATTGCACCTCAGGAAAATAAGGACATTATGAAGGATTGA
- a CDS encoding alpha/beta fold hydrolase, whose protein sequence is MKRKITYILLGITLLLVVLFLGFFTWSQQTYKPSSELYTLIDESEIQYEDDWIIFNQHSTTKLGIVLYPGAKVEPEAYSYYGQQLAEKGYLVAIPNVRFNFALLDSSKATKIIESYPSVEKWIIGGHSLGGVAAAKFAYDHPKKVDGVFLLGSYTSEGNDFSKTMTPILSLYAEKDGLTTVGKINETKELLSRNATIHEIKGGNHAQFGVYGFQKGDNEAAISVKKQQDEMVSVTSEWINEIK, encoded by the coding sequence ATGAAAAGAAAAATAACCTACATTCTACTTGGGATTACTTTATTACTGGTAGTGTTATTTCTTGGGTTTTTCACATGGTCACAACAAACTTACAAACCCTCTTCAGAGCTTTATACACTTATAGATGAAAGTGAAATACAGTATGAGGATGATTGGATAATCTTCAATCAGCACTCAACCACTAAGTTAGGGATTGTGTTGTATCCAGGTGCAAAAGTAGAGCCCGAAGCATACAGCTACTATGGGCAACAGTTAGCGGAAAAAGGTTATTTAGTTGCCATACCAAATGTTCGTTTTAATTTTGCACTGCTTGATTCCAGCAAAGCTACTAAGATAATAGAGAGCTACCCATCAGTTGAAAAATGGATAATAGGCGGTCATTCGCTAGGAGGAGTTGCAGCGGCGAAATTTGCTTATGATCATCCTAAAAAAGTAGATGGAGTTTTTCTATTAGGATCCTATACGAGTGAAGGGAATGATTTCTCAAAAACAATGACTCCTATCCTATCGCTCTATGCAGAAAAGGACGGCTTAACCACAGTAGGTAAAATTAACGAAACAAAGGAGCTTTTGTCCAGAAATGCTACAATACATGAAATAAAAGGTGGCAATCATGCTCAATTTGGTGTTTACGGTTTTCAAAAAGGAGATAATGAGGCAGCTATCTCTGTAAAGAAGCAACAGGATGAAATGGTAAGTGTTACTTCTGAATGGATAAACGAAATTAAATAA
- a CDS encoding helix-turn-helix domain-containing protein: MADIDSPSHYVAYPKANVLIAGHFLVEDTYQTKRPEGMSDWLITFTLDGEGYFKTGDEDITCSQGDVTLLKSMAPHQYGTRKGKTWQFVWAHFSPELFETNYLADKDLVNLPIENEYTRDRIHQSFEKLIQDYRERKKYWYELCEISLKEILLLVAQRQEQTLDPRIDEVLHLLSKQMKESISIKELAKDVGLSPSRLSHVFKENVGNSILDTLKQMRLNQAALLLEHTDRSASEVAFEVGYQNYNHFAIQFRSRYGVAPRHYKKLKLQNHVVESHGE, encoded by the coding sequence ATGGCAGATATTGATTCACCATCTCATTACGTTGCATACCCTAAAGCAAATGTGTTAATTGCTGGTCATTTTCTTGTGGAAGATACATATCAAACGAAAAGACCTGAAGGAATGAGTGATTGGTTGATCACCTTTACTCTTGATGGTGAAGGTTATTTTAAAACCGGTGACGAAGATATTACATGCAGTCAAGGAGATGTCACTTTATTAAAGTCAATGGCCCCTCATCAATATGGAACAAGAAAGGGAAAAACATGGCAGTTTGTCTGGGCACACTTCTCTCCAGAACTATTTGAAACCAATTATTTAGCAGATAAAGATCTTGTCAATCTACCAATAGAAAACGAATATACCCGTGACAGGATTCACCAATCATTTGAAAAGCTTATCCAAGATTATCGAGAGAGAAAGAAATATTGGTATGAATTATGTGAAATTTCTTTAAAGGAAATTCTTTTATTAGTTGCTCAAAGACAAGAGCAAACGTTAGATCCACGTATCGATGAAGTTCTTCATTTACTTTCCAAACAAATGAAAGAATCGATTAGTATTAAAGAGCTGGCTAAAGATGTTGGATTATCTCCTTCACGACTTTCACATGTGTTTAAAGAAAACGTCGGAAATTCCATCCTTGATACACTGAAACAAATGAGACTAAATCAAGCAGCTCTCTTACTTGAACATACTGATCGATCTGCCTCAGAGGTGGCTTTCGAGGTTGGGTACCAAAACTATAATCATTTTGCTATTCAATTTCGAAGTCGCTATGGAGTTGCACCGAGACATTATAAGAAATTAAAGCTGCAAAACCATGTTGTTGAAAGTCATGGTGAATAG
- a CDS encoding TetR/AcrR family transcriptional regulator, with protein sequence MTKRTPGRPKVKAEMNITRERISTTAAHLFLTYGYESVSMQQVAEASNVTKASVYYYFKDKATLFTKAVSSMFQRITTRVEELLQSSKGLKERLYEVVLEHLKRPHVDFETLLQEASSSLSEDHISEIRKSEQYIHQALEGIFKQAVENGEIVTTSPLLLAHAFSNVTMIRNKTELITELGGYEKTAQALVELFWIGIGPK encoded by the coding sequence ATGACTAAGAGAACACCTGGCAGACCAAAAGTTAAAGCTGAAATGAATATAACTAGGGAGCGAATTTCAACAACAGCCGCTCACCTATTTTTGACATACGGATACGAAAGTGTTTCAATGCAACAAGTAGCTGAAGCCAGCAATGTAACAAAAGCCAGTGTTTATTACTATTTTAAAGATAAAGCAACACTATTCACTAAAGCTGTATCAAGCATGTTTCAACGTATTACAACCCGCGTAGAGGAGTTATTACAAAGTTCGAAAGGATTAAAGGAAAGATTATATGAAGTAGTGCTGGAACATTTAAAAAGACCTCATGTTGATTTTGAAACATTATTACAAGAAGCGAGTTCTTCGCTCTCAGAAGATCATATCAGTGAAATTCGTAAATCAGAACAATACATCCATCAAGCACTGGAAGGTATATTTAAACAAGCAGTGGAAAATGGAGAAATCGTTACAACAAGCCCATTGCTGCTTGCACATGCATTTTCCAACGTAACAATGATTCGAAATAAGACGGAATTAATAACAGAATTAGGAGGATATGAAAAAACAGCTCAAGCACTAGTAGAACTTTTTTGGATAGGAATAGGTCCTAAATAG
- a CDS encoding MFS transporter: protein MAMAHKELEAMHNGESKQSKLSLKRILAFASTDTAGNLLYCTLTSYIMYFYTDVLGISVAAAGMILLVARIVDALDAPIWGIVIDHTRTRWGQSRPYWLWLSVPFGVFVFLAFLVPDLSTNGKTIYALITYILAGVVYTGISASMSSALPNLTYDSNERVRLNSWRSNGGMIGYVITASFTLPLVAFFGRGNDELGFSVTVGIFAVVAVLLLLFAFSGTREIGTTQSKKSISIRESFRAVKGNWPWITLVLVFIFYWLGNTARASTVIYYSEYNLGYKNLAAILNGLVVVQMVSITILSFLVKRFIKSHTQIIGLSLAAIGQVIIGFSGSNITLIIIGWIVASLGTGIAVTLPFAMLSDTVDYGEWKNGIRASGFLTAVGISFCIKLGAGLGSFIPSLILDAAGYVANTTQTPQSLAAIKFCFTWLPAIFFIVGAVIMFKYIKYEKNEAKIKLELEERLNTNV from the coding sequence ATGGCGATGGCACATAAAGAACTTGAAGCCATGCATAATGGCGAATCAAAACAGTCGAAATTATCATTAAAGCGAATATTGGCTTTCGCTAGTACCGATACAGCAGGGAATTTACTCTACTGTACCTTAACGAGCTATATCATGTATTTTTATACAGATGTATTAGGAATTTCTGTAGCAGCAGCAGGGATGATTTTACTTGTAGCTCGAATTGTCGATGCTTTAGATGCTCCAATTTGGGGAATTGTTATTGATCATACGCGTACTAGATGGGGACAAAGTCGTCCTTACTGGTTATGGCTCTCCGTACCGTTTGGAGTTTTCGTTTTCCTGGCTTTTCTAGTTCCAGATCTATCAACAAATGGAAAAACAATTTATGCATTAATCACATATATATTAGCTGGTGTTGTTTACACAGGTATCAGTGCTTCCATGTCATCGGCACTTCCGAATTTGACTTATGATTCAAATGAACGAGTTCGCTTAAATTCTTGGAGAAGTAACGGAGGAATGATTGGGTATGTTATTACGGCTTCGTTTACCCTTCCTTTGGTTGCCTTCTTTGGACGAGGTAACGATGAATTAGGATTTAGTGTAACAGTAGGTATTTTTGCAGTTGTAGCTGTTCTGCTTCTTCTTTTCGCTTTTAGCGGAACAAGAGAAATTGGTACTACACAATCTAAGAAATCAATTTCGATTCGTGAAAGTTTCCGTGCTGTTAAAGGAAATTGGCCATGGATTACATTAGTTTTAGTATTTATCTTTTATTGGTTAGGAAACACAGCCAGAGCGTCGACAGTGATTTATTATAGCGAGTATAATTTGGGTTATAAGAATTTGGCCGCTATTTTAAATGGTCTTGTGGTTGTTCAAATGGTTTCGATAACAATACTTTCTTTTCTAGTTAAACGCTTTATAAAATCGCATACACAAATTATTGGATTGTCATTGGCTGCCATTGGTCAAGTTATTATCGGGTTCTCCGGAAGTAACATCACGTTAATTATTATTGGATGGATCGTTGCTTCACTAGGTACGGGTATTGCAGTAACTTTACCGTTTGCCATGCTTTCAGATACAGTCGACTATGGCGAGTGGAAGAATGGTATAAGAGCTAGTGGATTTTTAACAGCAGTTGGAATTTCCTTCTGTATCAAATTAGGTGCAGGATTAGGCAGCTTTATTCCATCATTAATTTTAGATGCTGCTGGTTATGTGGCTAATACGACACAAACGCCTCAATCATTGGCAGCCATTAAATTTTGCTTCACTTGGTTACCGGCAATTTTCTTTATTGTGGGAGCAGTGATCATGTTTAAATATATTAAATATGAAAAAAATGAAGCTAAGATTAAACTTGAATTAGAAGAGAGATTAAATACGAACGTTTAA
- a CDS encoding DUF3221 domain-containing protein: MKRKYPILFAIILIGLLYAFSSSEDELTDVIETENSSFIGTIKEISGNGALVSAKIYEGNPEGNVFVDLSLNNTFKVGDKIKVEFDGRVLESNPAQINTLSVELIE; this comes from the coding sequence ATGAAAAGAAAATATCCTATTTTATTCGCAATTATATTAATTGGATTATTGTATGCGTTTAGTTCTTCGGAGGATGAGCTAACAGATGTAATTGAAACAGAAAATTCTAGTTTTATAGGAACAATCAAGGAAATTAGCGGTAACGGGGCCCTCGTTTCTGCCAAAATATATGAGGGTAACCCAGAAGGCAATGTGTTTGTTGACCTTTCTCTTAATAACACATTCAAGGTCGGGGACAAGATAAAAGTAGAATTTGATGGAAGGGTTTTAGAATCAAATCCAGCCCAAATAAATACACTTTCTGTTGAATTAATTGAGTAA
- a CDS encoding MarR family winged helix-turn-helix transcriptional regulator, which translates to MPMTICSVRLQIFLELQAVNKELCSKFESCLGASPSRVEILHYLLQHEEVTQSALQGEVNIDAAAVTRHLKQLEAAGTIVRYKKSNDQRATWVKLEEEAKRHIKQSYQEKSQFVNETLAGFTEAELEQFLQMLNKVRVNVSSVTKNQLGGENE; encoded by the coding sequence ATGCCGATGACTATTTGTTCCGTTCGTTTGCAGATTTTCTTGGAGCTGCAGGCTGTGAATAAGGAGCTCTGCTCAAAGTTTGAGTCATGCTTAGGAGCAAGCCCTTCTCGTGTGGAGATTCTTCATTATTTATTGCAGCATGAGGAAGTTACCCAATCAGCATTGCAAGGGGAAGTCAATATCGATGCCGCCGCTGTTACCAGACATTTAAAGCAACTTGAGGCTGCCGGTACGATTGTGCGCTATAAGAAGTCAAATGATCAGCGAGCTACATGGGTGAAGCTGGAGGAAGAAGCGAAGCGTCACATCAAGCAATCATATCAGGAAAAAAGCCAGTTCGTGAATGAGACTCTTGCTGGCTTTACAGAAGCAGAGCTAGAACAATTTTTACAAATGCTGAACAAGGTCAGGGTAAATGTGTCCAGTGTCACAAAGAATCAACTAGGAGGAGAAAACGAATGA
- a CDS encoding Dabb family protein codes for MIEHIVLIKFSAETTIEQKEELIRKTLLLKEVIPGIVDIQQGLNFSNRSKGFDVGLTVRFKDRASLDNYGPHPAHQKVVSYLKEIGVEDSIFVDFEI; via the coding sequence ATGATCGAGCATATTGTGTTAATTAAATTTTCAGCTGAAACAACCATTGAACAAAAGGAAGAATTAATTAGGAAGACACTTCTTCTAAAAGAAGTCATTCCGGGTATAGTAGATATTCAGCAGGGGTTGAATTTTTCAAACAGAAGTAAGGGGTTTGACGTTGGATTAACGGTTCGATTTAAAGATCGAGCATCTTTAGATAACTACGGTCCACATCCAGCACATCAGAAAGTTGTCTCTTATTTGAAAGAGATTGGAGTAGAGGACAGTATATTTGTAGATTTTGAAATCTGA